The proteins below come from a single Vidua macroura isolate BioBank_ID:100142 chromosome 17, ASM2450914v1, whole genome shotgun sequence genomic window:
- the GDF5 gene encoding growth/differentiation factor 5: protein MKILHFLTLLLWHLTWLSLDLVPGALSNSEAGQGNPGSKLGFLKAEGKEKNPSTRAGTLRTASHGYSAGTSKARTKSSAVQAGALLAKNDDSKKVPSRTAAAEGKVGHLPSRPSGVRTVTPKVQNLSSKVALKKTGTSSTDTDSFKTKKTKEPVTQREAKETFRHPPITPHEYMLSLYRTLSDAERKGVNGSVKLEAGLANTITSFIDKGQDERAPTIRKQKYIFDISALEKDGLLGAELRILRKKPSDTWKSHSSGKTSQVKLFSCSTNRQASTLLDSRTVSITDTPKWEVFDIWKLFRNFKNLANLCFELETFDRGRAVDLRSVGFNRTGRQVNEKALFLVFGRTKKRDLFFNEIKARSGQDDKTVYEYLFNQRRKRRAPLATRQGKRPTKNLKARCSRKALHVNFKDMGWDDWIIAPLEYEAYHCEGLCEFPLRSHLEPTNHAVIQTLMNSMDPESTPPTCCVPTRLSPISILFIDSANNVVYKQYEDMVVESCGCR, encoded by the exons ATGAAAATCCTGCATTTTCTCACTTTACTGCTTTGGCATTTGACTTGGCTGTCTCTGGATCTAGTTCCTGGAGCGCTGAGTAATTCTGAAGCAGGCCAGGGTAATCCAGGATCTAAACTAGGTTttttgaaagcagaaggaaaggagaagaatcCCTCCACACGGGCCGGTACATTGAGGACTGCAAGCCATGGATACAGCGCTGGGACCTCAAAGGCCAGGACTAAAAGCAGTGCTGTtcaggctggagctctgctggccaAGAATGATGACTCAAAGAAGGTTCCCTCAAGAACAGCAGCCGCGGAGGGCAAGGTAGGACATCTCCCCAGCAGACCTTCTGGAGTAAGGACAGTGACTCCAAAGGTTCAAAATCTTAGCAGCAAGGTGGCTTTGAAAAAAACTGGCACAAGCAGTACTGACACTGAttctttcaaaaccaaaaagactAAAGAGCCTGTAACCCAGAGGGAAGCTAAGGAAACATTCCGACATCCCCCGATAACGCCACATGAATACATGCTCTCTTTGTACAGGACTCTCTCAGATGCAGAAAGAAAGGGTGTTAATGGAAGTGTAAAACTGGAGGCTGGACTTGCCAATACAATAACCAGCTTTATAGACAAAGGACAAG ATGAGCGAGCACCAActataagaaaacaaaaatatatttttgacaTCAGTGCATTAGAAAAAGATGgtttgctgggagcagagcttcGAATATTGAGAAAAAAACCTTCTGATACATGGAAGTCTCATTCTTCTGGAAAAACTTCCCAAGTAAAATTATTTAGTTGCTCTACAAACAGACAAGCCTCAACACTCTTGGACTCTCGGACTGTCAGCATTACCGATACACCCAAGTGGGAAGTGTTTGACATCTGGAAACTTTTcagaaactttaaaaacttGGCTAACTTGTGTTTTGAACTGGAAACTTTTGACAGGGGGAGAGCTGTTGATCTCAGGAGTGTGGGATTTAATAGAACAGGAAGACAGGTCAATGAAAAGGCTCTGTTCTTGGTGTTTGGGAGGACGAAAAAACGAGACTTGTTCTTTAATGAAATCAAAGCTAGGTCCGGCCAAGATGACAAAACTGTTTATGAGTACTTATTCAACCAGAGGCGGAAGAGAAGAGCTCCTTTAGCAACACGGCAAGGGAAGAGGCCCACCAAGAATCTGAAGGCGAGGTGTAGCAGAAAAGCCCTCCACGTGAATTTTAAGGACATGGGCTGGGATGACTGGATAATAGCCCCTCTGGAGTATGAGGCGTATCACTGCGAAGGGCTCTGTGAATTCCCCCTCCGATCCCACCTGGAGCCCACCAACCACGCAGTTATCCAGACATTAATGAACTCGATGGACCCCGAGTCCACCCCCCCGACTTGCTGTGTCCCAACCCGGCTGAGCCCCATCAGCATCCTTTTCATTGACTCTGCAAACAACGTGGTCTACAAGCAGTACGAGGACATGGTGGTGGAGTCGTGTGGCTGTAGGTAG